DNA from Methanolacinia paynteri:
TTTTGGGGCCCATTATGCGTGCAGCGATCTCTTTGTGGCGGAGAAGTGCCGTCATACTCTTCTTGCGAAGCGTTATTTCGCAGAGATCATGATGCCTTTCAGGCCAAAGGTAACGGAGTACATCGAGCGCCTTTCCGGTTACGAGATCTCCGTTATCGCACCGAGCCACGGTCCCTGTTACGACGATCCCGCCTATATTCTTGATCTTTACACGGAATGGTGTACCGGCGATCTGAAAAACAAGGTAATAATTCCGTATATCTCGATGCACGGCAGTACGAAGAAGATGGTGATGTATCTCACCGAAGCACTGATCAGGCGTAATATCGGTGTAAGGCCTTATGATGTCGGGAGAGCGGATACAGGTCAGCTTGCAATGGATCTCGTGGATGCGGCCACCATCATTATCGCTACTCCTACGGTGCTGACGGGTCCTCACCCTAAGATTGCGAACATTGCGTTTATTGCAAATATGCTGAAACCGAGGGCTAAATTTGCCGGTATAATCGGTTCATATGGGTGGGGCGGGAAGACCTTAAAGGATCTTGCGAATATTATGAACAAGCTTGAAGCCGAGATGTTCGAACCTGTATATATCAAGGGGCTTCCTTCGGAGGAAGTTTATAAGTCCCTTGAAGATCTTGCAGACGAAATCTTAAAGAAGCATAAAGACGAGAAAATCGTTTGATAAAGAGGTTAGTAAAATGACAGGAATGCCAGTATTATACAAATGCGACAAATGCGGAAAAGTAATTATGATCACAAGCCCCGGAGAAGGAAAGCTTGTATGCTGTGACCAGGATATGCGTCTTCTTGAGGCTAAAACGGCGGATTTCAAGACGGAAAAGCATGTTCCGATCATTGAGAAATCCGCGGGCGGAATCAAGGTGACCGTCGGTTCGACGATCCACCCGATGACCGAAGAGCATCACATCGAATGGATTGCGGTGCTCGACGGTGATATGTTTATGGCAAAGTGCCTGAAGCCCGGCGATCAACCTGTTGCAGAGTTCCCAACCTCAAATACCGGTGTAAAGGCATTTGAGTACTGCAATATTCATGAGTTCTGGTCTAACGAAAAATAACTTTTTTTTGTCGGGGATTTTGCTCCTGAAATCAAAAAGGATATTACGGATTTGAGTATACCTTAGGTATTGCAATGAATCGCCTTGCGCAATTCTCTATAATTGCTGACGATCTCGGGAATGTTTTCCGGTTTATATCCATCGGGACATGTATCCCTATCATCGTTGCGCTGATTTACGGGGAATGGAATATGATTATTCCTATGGCAATGGTGCCGTTGATCCTTTTCCTGCTCGGCACTCTCATGCTTCAGTTCCCGGAAAACAAGCGTGAGGCAAAACTCAGTCAGGCCCTATTCTCAGTAGCTCTCATATGGATTGTATGTGCTCTTGTGGGTGCCGTTCCGTTCACTTTGGGTCTTGGGATGCCGTACCTGGATGCAGTCTTTGAGGCGATGTCGGGCTGGACGGATACCGGCCTTACGATGATTTCGGATGTTGATGCAGTCCCTTATACGCTCCTTTTCTGGCGCTCCCTTATGCAGTGGCTTGGAGGTCTGGGTATCGTAGCATTTACCATAGTAATGCTTTCGAGGACAGGGATGAATCCTTCGAGATTCTACCGCTCGGAGGGCCGTTCAGAGGCCTTCATGCCGAGCATAGTCGAGCAGGGTCTCAACATGTGGAAGATCTACCTGATCCTCACCTTTGTATCTGTTCTCCTGATCTTGATCTCGGGAGTTCCGATCTGGGATGCTGTGAATATTGCAATGGTCGCGATTGCAACAGGGGGATTTTCCGTTCATACTGCAGGGATACCATACTACAACAACCCGCTCCTGGAGATGCTGATAATTCCGGTGATGATAGCCGGTGCTCTTCCGTTCAAGATTTACTACCTCTCGTATTATAAGAGGAAGCTGAGTTTTTATCACGATGAACAGCCGTGGATACTGTTCTTCCTGATTATTTTGGGATTTATTGTGATAACATCGGATTTGATCATGTTTAACGGCCTTGAGAGTATCGATGCAGTCCGGCAGGGTATATTCATGGCGGTGGCGGGAGTCACAAGTACAGGTTTTCAGGTTTCTTCTCCTGATACATGGGCCCCTGTTTCAGTTCTTTTCCTGGTTTTCCTCCTGTTTATCGGCGGCTCATCAGGAAGTACGGCCGGCGGTATAAAATTATCAAGGGTTGCTCTTGCATACAGGGGTATCGTATGGTGGTTTAAGAGGATATTCGTAAGCGGCAAGGCTGTGGTACCGTTCAGGTACAGCGGCAGGATCGTCCCGAAAGCCGAAGCTGAGGCGGAAGTCTCCCGCAATATGCTGATAATACTACTTTATTTTATAGTGGTCTTCTTTTCGGCTATAATCATCATGCATTTCGAATCCCCCATGGTCGACACGAGCAACGTAATATTCGAGATCGTCTCTGCGACGTGTAACAACGGTATAAGCACCGGTTTTGTCAACAGTGATCTGACGCCTTTCAGCAAGGTTGTCTTCATCTTCGTGATGTGGATTGGCAGGCTTGAGGTTCTGCCGGTGATCGTATTCTTCATGGGCCTGATAAGGGGCTTTGAGAAGTGATTTTTTTGTGATTTGATTGGGCATAAGCTCATTCATTGAAATTACTGAGGTTTCTAAAGGGCGTAAGCCCCTTCGGGGCAGCCCGATGCGAGAGTCTCGCTCCGCAGGCTCCGCGAACTTTCGCAATGGTGATAACCCGGCCTGGACGCTACCCGCACGGGTAGCCTCAGCCGGGGAGAATGATAATCTGGGATTGAATTGAACTTCTTTATTTCTAAAAGGCGAAGCGCTCTCGGTTACCTCGACTAAGTGATTTACTTTTTTGGATCTGACCCGGTTTTAATGAATTGACTGAGTGTGTTTATCTGGAGCATGAGGGGATGCTTGTCCATCCCCGAGTGCGACTTATCGCGATCAGGGGGAGGGTAACAGGGAGGGAGACCTGTTCCCCCTCCCTTGAAAAGTGCGAATAGAAAGAAATTGGAAATTATTGCAAATTAAAATTTAAAATCAGAAAAAGTAAAAAACAAAAAAAATTATTCGTAGAGGAATTTCTCGTCGATTCTCTCGTATCCTGAGATCTCCTCAGGTTTGAAGTGAATCGCGATCTCTCTCTCTGCGGTTTCGTTGGAGTCGGAGCCGTGAATTACGTTCATTCCGATCTCAAGAGCATAGTCCCCGCGGATTGTACCGGGTGCGGCTTCTGCCGGGTTTGTCGCACCGATCATCTGCCTTGTAATCGAGACTACGTTCTTTCCTTCCCATACCATGAGGAAGCACGGTCCGCTTGTTATGTATGATTTGAGTCCCGGGAAGAACGGTTTGTTTACATGTTCCGCGTAGTGCTCCATGACACGTTCTTCAGGAAGTTTTTCGAACTTTGCCGCGACCATCTTGAGACCTTTGTTCTCGAGACGGGCGACGATCTCACCAATAAGTCCTCTCTGGACACCGTCGGGCTTTACCATAAGGAAGGTGCGATCCATTACAGATCACTCCTTTCCGAGAGCCTTGCGTCCTGCTTCCGTCCACTCTACGCGGCGCGGGACCCTGCCGAGGCGGTAGTTGTTCTGGCACTTCTGGCTGCAGAAATAGAAGATTGTGCCGTCCTTCCTGACGTACATCTTTCCTGTTCCAGGCTCGATCTTCTCCCCGCAGAATGTGCAGGTATATGTGTCCACCATTTTTAGCGCCTCGAGAGTTTCTTGGCTTCACGCTCTGTTTCAAGGAGCATGAGCACGTCACCTTCGCGGATAGGTCCTACGGTGTTCCTTGTAATAATTCTTCCCTTGTTGGAGCCATCGAGGATTCGGCACTTGACCTGCTGGGCCTCCCCATGCATGCCCGTTGATCCTATTACCTCAATAACTTCCGCAGGCGTTGCATCTGCCATCGGTATTCACCTCACTGCCTGAGTTCGGAGATCTGTCCGACAACTTCGTCAAGGAGTTCTTTTGCCTTTCCGGGTTTGACGATCGCGGCTGCTGCCGATCCCACGTCAAGACCGCTTGCTGCTCCGACATCGTTCTGCTGGTTGATAATGACATATGCACACTGCTTCTCGTCGCAGAGTGCTGGGATGTGCATTACAATCTCCTCGGGCTCGACGTCTCCGCCGATAAGGACGAGCTGGGCGACTCCTCTTTCAACAGCTTTTGTTACTTCGTTCGATCCTTTTTTGATCTTTCCGGTGTCCCTTGAAATCTCGAGAACTTCGAGAGCTTTGTTCTGGATCTCATCTGGAACTTCAAATTTTACGTATACTTTTGACATAACTCACCTCATTCAGGAGCAAGAACCGGAACAGGCGAAATGACCTTTCCGGAATATGTGTTGAGTTACTCCTTCATCACTCATCAGTTTACGATGTAGCTATATTATTTAGTCATGTGGATGGATAAAGGTTTTCGAATTTTGATTTTTCGTCCGGCAGCCGGACCAGTGGGATAAGAAAAAAAAGGGCAGAAAATTTTGTTCACGCTTGTTTTTATGGAATGCTGTAGATCGTAACATTTTCATTTTGATAATAAATGCTCAGATTTTCTACCGGCAGGTTCACATCGTATGCCTCGTTCTCTGAATCCCCGACATAGATGTGAGTAATATTGTATTTCTCAGTTAAACTGTCAAAATCATCAGGATTTTCATATATCAGCCTGACGTCCTGCATCCTGTACCCTACATCTGAGTCGTATCCCCTCCACATCTGTTCATGGAAGGGCTGTCCGATAACCGCAGGTATTCCTGTCATCGACGAGACTCTGGAATAGTATGTATAATCTCCTCCCTCCGCCTCAAGTATTACAGCCGAATCAAGATCCTCCGTATTCTCTCTGATGTATGATATTGCATCGTAATCATACGGATGGGAGTTTTCCAGCCATGCCATCCCGTCAAGTGTCTTTCCCCCGTAGCCGTAGTTGAGGTCCGGGAGCATGACGGGAATCGAGAAAGCTATCAGCAATGCAACAAGGAGTGT
Protein-coding regions in this window:
- a CDS encoding FprA family A-type flavoprotein — translated: MTVREIRQGIYSVGVIDWDRQVFDELLPLPEGTTYSSYLVKGSEKTALVDAVDAEFEEEFITNLARSGVDGIDYIIVNHTEQDHSGALMVFLELFPGVKIITSARGADLLEVLHQIPKFRIQVVEDGDTLSLGDKTLEFMITPWVHWPDTMMTYVREDKVLFSCDLFGAHYACSDLFVAEKCRHTLLAKRYFAEIMMPFRPKVTEYIERLSGYEISVIAPSHGPCYDDPAYILDLYTEWCTGDLKNKVIIPYISMHGSTKKMVMYLTEALIRRNIGVRPYDVGRADTGQLAMDLVDAATIIIATPTVLTGPHPKIANIAFIANMLKPRAKFAGIIGSYGWGGKTLKDLANIMNKLEAEMFEPVYIKGLPSEEVYKSLEDLADEILKKHKDEKIV
- a CDS encoding desulfoferrodoxin translates to MTGMPVLYKCDKCGKVIMITSPGEGKLVCCDQDMRLLEAKTADFKTEKHVPIIEKSAGGIKVTVGSTIHPMTEEHHIEWIAVLDGDMFMAKCLKPGDQPVAEFPTSNTGVKAFEYCNIHEFWSNEK
- a CDS encoding TrkH family potassium uptake protein, with product MNRLAQFSIIADDLGNVFRFISIGTCIPIIVALIYGEWNMIIPMAMVPLILFLLGTLMLQFPENKREAKLSQALFSVALIWIVCALVGAVPFTLGLGMPYLDAVFEAMSGWTDTGLTMISDVDAVPYTLLFWRSLMQWLGGLGIVAFTIVMLSRTGMNPSRFYRSEGRSEAFMPSIVEQGLNMWKIYLILTFVSVLLILISGVPIWDAVNIAMVAIATGGFSVHTAGIPYYNNPLLEMLIIPVMIAGALPFKIYYLSYYKRKLSFYHDEQPWILFFLIILGFIVITSDLIMFNGLESIDAVRQGIFMAVAGVTSTGFQVSSPDTWAPVSVLFLVFLLFIGGSSGSTAGGIKLSRVALAYRGIVWWFKRIFVSGKAVVPFRYSGRIVPKAEAEAEVSRNMLIILLYFIVVFFSAIIIMHFESPMVDTSNVIFEIVSATCNNGISTGFVNSDLTPFSKVVFIFVMWIGRLEVLPVIVFFMGLIRGFEK
- the ndk gene encoding nucleoside-diphosphate kinase, with product MDRTFLMVKPDGVQRGLIGEIVARLENKGLKMVAAKFEKLPEERVMEHYAEHVNKPFFPGLKSYITSGPCFLMVWEGKNVVSITRQMIGATNPAEAAPGTIRGDYALEIGMNVIHGSDSNETAEREIAIHFKPEEISGYERIDEKFLYE
- a CDS encoding 50S ribosomal protein L24e, with amino-acid sequence MVDTYTCTFCGEKIEPGTGKMYVRKDGTIFYFCSQKCQNNYRLGRVPRRVEWTEAGRKALGKE
- a CDS encoding 30S ribosomal protein S28e, which encodes MADATPAEVIEVIGSTGMHGEAQQVKCRILDGSNKGRIITRNTVGPIREGDVLMLLETEREAKKLSRR
- the rpl7ae gene encoding 50S ribosomal protein L7Ae; translation: MSKVYVKFEVPDEIQNKALEVLEISRDTGKIKKGSNEVTKAVERGVAQLVLIGGDVEPEEIVMHIPALCDEKQCAYVIINQQNDVGAASGLDVGSAAAAIVKPGKAKELLDEVVGQISELRQ